Proteins from one Mucilaginibacter jinjuensis genomic window:
- the rpsH gene encoding 30S ribosomal protein S8 produces the protein MNTDPIADYLTRVRNAIKANHRVVEIPASNLKKEITKVLFDKGYIANYKFEENGPQGIIKVALKYHPVTKIPAIRTISRISKPGLRKYAGTANMPRVLNGLGIAILSTSKGVMTDKEARAQNVGGEVLCFVY, from the coding sequence ATGAATACAGATCCAATCGCAGATTATCTTACAAGAGTAAGGAATGCTATTAAAGCCAACCATAGGGTTGTTGAAATTCCTGCATCTAATCTGAAGAAGGAAATCACTAAAGTGCTTTTCGACAAAGGTTACATTGCAAATTACAAATTTGAGGAAAACGGCCCTCAAGGTATTATCAAAGTTGCTTTGAAATATCACCCGGTAACCAAAATCCCTGCTATCCGCACTATTTCGCGTATCAGCAAACCAGGTTTAAGAAAGTATGCAGGCACAGCTAATATGCCACGTGTATTAAATGGTTTGGGTATTGCCATCCTATCAACTTCAAAAGGCGTTATGACCGACAAAGAGGCCCGCGCACAGAATGTAGGTGGTGAAGTTTTATGCTTTGTTTATTAA
- the rplF gene encoding 50S ribosomal protein L6 — MSRVGKAPITIPAGVTVAVSGDNLVTVKGPKGELQQAIDADIKIEQQDGSIVVTRPSDQKRHKALHGLYRALLNNMVIGVTTGYKLEQELVGVGYRATNTGNTLDLVLGYSHHYVFELPKEIKVSTTAEKGKNPTIILESIDKQLIGQVAAKIRSLRAPEPYKGKGIKFVGEVLRRKAGKSASKK, encoded by the coding sequence ATGTCAAGAGTAGGAAAAGCACCTATAACAATCCCTGCAGGCGTTACTGTAGCAGTATCAGGCGATAACCTGGTAACTGTTAAAGGCCCTAAAGGTGAATTACAACAGGCGATTGATGCCGATATCAAAATCGAGCAGCAAGACGGAAGCATCGTGGTAACACGCCCTTCTGATCAAAAACGCCATAAAGCATTACACGGGTTATACCGCGCTTTATTAAACAATATGGTAATCGGTGTAACAACAGGTTACAAGCTTGAGCAAGAGCTTGTAGGTGTGGGTTACCGTGCAACCAATACCGGTAACACACTTGATTTAGTGTTGGGATACTCTCACCACTACGTGTTTGAATTACCGAAAGAAATTAAAGTATCAACAACTGCTGAGAAGGGTAAAAACCCAACTATTATTCTCGAATCAATTGATAAACAATTGATCGGTCAGGTAGCCGCTAAAATACGTTCACTACGTGCACCAGAGCCATACAAAGGTAAAGGTATCAAGTTTGTAGGTGAAGTATTAAGAAGAAAAGCAGGTAAATCAGCATCTAAAAAATAA
- the rplR gene encoding 50S ribosomal protein L18 has translation MIVMAAKLSRRDRIKKGIRKHLSGSAERPRLSVFRSNKGIYAQVIDDVNGKTIVSASSLSKDFSASGTKGEQSAAVGKLVAQKAIAAGITAVVFDRNGYLYHGRVKQLAEGAREGGLNF, from the coding sequence ATAATCGTCATGGCAGCTAAATTATCAAGAAGAGACAGAATTAAAAAAGGGATCAGAAAGCATCTTTCAGGTTCAGCAGAGCGTCCGCGCTTGTCTGTATTCAGAAGCAACAAGGGTATTTATGCCCAGGTTATTGACGATGTTAACGGAAAAACTATAGTATCAGCATCATCTTTGTCAAAAGATTTTTCTGCATCAGGTACTAAAGGCGAGCAATCAGCCGCTGTAGGTAAACTGGTAGCCCAGAAAGCAATCGCTGCAGGTATCACTGCCGTAGTGTTTGACAGAAATGGTTACCTGTATCATGGCCGTGTTAAACAACTGGCTGAAGGTGCACGTGAAGGCGGTTTAAATTTTTAA
- the rpsE gene encoding 30S ribosomal protein S5, producing MSTINVKRVKTSEIELKDRLVSIQRVAKVTKGGRTFSFSAIVVVGDENGVVGYGLGKAKEVTEAIAKGIDDAKKNLVKVPIINNTIPHEQIGKYSGGFVFLKPAANGTGVIAGGAMRAVLESAGVHNVLAKSKGSSNPHNVVKATVYALAQLRDAYTVAQHRGVNLGKVFNG from the coding sequence ATGTCAACAATAAATGTTAAAAGAGTAAAAACCAGCGAGATCGAATTAAAAGATCGCCTGGTTAGCATACAACGTGTTGCCAAAGTAACCAAAGGTGGCCGTACTTTCAGCTTCTCAGCCATTGTGGTTGTAGGTGATGAAAATGGTGTAGTTGGTTACGGTTTAGGTAAAGCAAAAGAGGTAACTGAAGCAATTGCTAAAGGTATCGATGATGCTAAGAAAAACCTGGTAAAAGTGCCTATTATTAATAACACTATACCACACGAGCAAATTGGTAAATATTCTGGCGGTTTTGTATTCTTAAAACCAGCTGCAAACGGTACCGGTGTAATTGCTGGTGGTGCAATGCGTGCTGTATTAGAATCTGCAGGTGTACACAACGTACTTGCAAAATCAAAAGGTTCATCAAATCCACACAACGTGGTTAAAGCAACTGTATACGCATTAGCGCAACTGCGCGACGCTTATACCGTAGCTCAACACCGCGGTGTTAACTTAGGTAAAGTATTTAACGGATAA
- the rpmD gene encoding 50S ribosomal protein L30, with protein MAKIKITQIKSVIDRSERQKKTVAALGLRKINHSVEVEANDAIIGMIRKVNHLVAVENI; from the coding sequence ATGGCCAAGATCAAAATAACACAAATAAAAAGCGTTATCGACAGAAGCGAACGTCAGAAAAAAACCGTAGCCGCTTTAGGTTTGAGAAAAATCAACCACAGTGTAGAGGTTGAAGCTAATGATGCTATCATCGGCATGATTAGAAAAGTTAATCATTTGGTAGCAGTCGAAAATATTTAA
- the rplO gene encoding 50S ribosomal protein L15: MNLSNLKPAKGSVKDSKRIGRGTGSGKGGTSTRGHKGAGSRSGTSTKVGFEGGQMPLQRRVPKVGFKNPNRVEYVSVNLDALQQLAEKHAVNVINFDTFREHGLASKNDLIKILGRGELKAKLDVTAHAFSATAQKAIEAAGGSIVKL; this comes from the coding sequence ATGAATTTAAGTAATCTGAAACCTGCAAAAGGTTCCGTAAAAGATAGTAAGAGAATCGGTCGTGGTACCGGTTCTGGTAAAGGCGGTACTTCAACACGTGGTCACAAAGGTGCTGGTTCACGTTCAGGTACATCAACTAAGGTTGGTTTTGAAGGTGGTCAAATGCCTTTACAACGTCGTGTACCAAAGGTGGGCTTTAAAAACCCTAACCGTGTAGAGTATGTAAGCGTAAATTTAGATGCCTTACAACAATTAGCTGAGAAACATGCTGTAAATGTTATTAATTTCGATACTTTTAGAGAGCATGGTTTAGCTTCGAAAAACGACCTGATCAAAATATTAGGCCGTGGCGAACTTAAAGCTAAGTTGGATGTAACAGCTCACGCGTTTTCAGCTACAGCACAAAAAGCTATTGAAGCAGCCGGTGGTTCCATCGTTAAGTTATAA
- the secY gene encoding preprotein translocase subunit SecY, whose translation MKRFFTTLSNIWKIEDLRVRIINTLLFLLIYRVGSFIVLPGVDPASLNSQKAKEGLLGLLNMFSGGSFAHASIFALGVMPYISASIVVQLLGIAVPYFTKLQKEGESGRNKLNQWTRYLTIAITAAQAIGYIRTQIAPEAISPVLGATMFNITSVFVLTAGTLFVMWLGEKITDKGIGNGISLIIMVGIIAQLPSAIVTEFGSRVTDTNSGGLLIFIVEIVALIAVVMFTILVVQGTRKIAVQYAKRIVGNKQYGGVRQYIPLKVNAAGVMPIIFAQALMFIPTTIASFFPKMASSTVLILLSNYTSWLHNLVFAILIILFTYFYTAITVNPKQMSDDMKKNGGFIPGVKPGDATVSFIDDVISKITLPGSIFLAMIAIMPALANLGHVNSQFARFFGGTSLIILVGVVLDTLQQIESHLLMRHYDGLMKTGRIKGRTAIPTAAGTTPPAI comes from the coding sequence ATGAAAAGATTTTTCACCACATTATCAAACATCTGGAAAATCGAAGATTTAAGAGTGCGTATTATTAACACACTCTTATTTCTTTTAATATACCGGGTAGGATCATTTATTGTACTGCCTGGCGTTGATCCGGCTTCTTTAAACTCTCAAAAGGCTAAAGAAGGCTTGTTAGGCTTATTAAATATGTTTTCAGGCGGTTCATTCGCGCATGCATCCATATTTGCATTAGGTGTAATGCCTTATATTTCGGCATCTATTGTGGTGCAGTTATTGGGTATCGCCGTGCCTTACTTTACCAAGTTACAAAAGGAAGGCGAAAGCGGACGCAACAAACTAAACCAGTGGACCCGCTACCTAACCATTGCTATTACTGCTGCGCAGGCTATTGGCTACATCCGTACCCAAATAGCGCCAGAAGCTATCAGCCCTGTTTTAGGTGCTACTATGTTTAATATCACTTCGGTATTCGTATTAACTGCAGGTACATTATTTGTAATGTGGTTAGGTGAAAAAATCACTGATAAAGGTATTGGTAATGGTATCTCTTTAATCATCATGGTGGGTATTATCGCACAGCTTCCTTCGGCTATCGTAACCGAGTTTGGCTCACGTGTAACTGATACCAACAGTGGTGGTTTATTGATTTTCATTGTTGAAATTGTAGCGCTTATTGCTGTAGTAATGTTTACCATCCTTGTTGTACAAGGTACCCGTAAAATTGCTGTACAGTATGCAAAACGCATTGTGGGTAACAAACAATATGGTGGTGTGCGCCAGTACATCCCGTTAAAGGTTAATGCTGCCGGTGTAATGCCGATCATTTTTGCACAAGCCTTAATGTTTATCCCTACTACTATTGCTTCGTTTTTCCCTAAAATGGCATCGAGCACAGTTTTAATCCTGTTATCAAACTATACCTCATGGTTGCACAACCTGGTATTTGCGATACTGATTATCCTGTTTACTTACTTCTATACAGCTATCACTGTAAATCCGAAACAAATGTCGGATGATATGAAGAAGAACGGTGGCTTTATACCGGGTGTTAAACCAGGCGATGCTACAGTTAGCTTTATCGATGATGTGATCTCTAAGATCACTTTACCGGGATCAATCTTTTTAGCAATGATCGCAATTATGCCTGCATTGGCAAACTTAGGCCATGTTAACAGCCAGTTTGCAAGATTTTTCGGTGGTACTTCACTAATCATCTTAGTAGGTGTTGTGTTAGATACATTGCAACAAATAGAAAGTCACTTGCTGATGCGCCACTATGACGGTTTGATGAAAACCGGCAGAATTAAAGGCCGTACAGCTATCCCTACTGCCGCTGGCACAACGCCTCCGGCTATTTAG
- the map gene encoding type I methionyl aminopeptidase: MAKIHYKSVEEIELIRESSLLVSKTLGEVAKVIAPGVKTIALNKLAEEFIRDNGGVPAFLNYHGFPYSLCISPNDQVVHGFPGQQELKEGDLISVDCGVILNKYYGDSAYTFAIGEVSEEAKKLMRVTQECLELGVQKAVVGMRIGDIGYAVQEHAEKHGFGVVKELVGHGVGLALHEKPEVPNYGKRGAGTKLEEGMVIAIEPMINAGKANVKFWNDGWTVSTSDGKPSAHYEHTVAVKKGQPDILSTFSYINEILERKK; encoded by the coding sequence ATGGCAAAGATCCATTATAAGTCTGTCGAAGAGATAGAGCTCATAAGAGAAAGTTCTTTACTTGTTTCAAAAACACTTGGAGAGGTAGCTAAGGTTATCGCTCCAGGTGTTAAAACTATAGCTTTAAACAAGCTTGCCGAAGAATTTATCCGCGATAATGGCGGGGTTCCGGCTTTCCTTAATTATCATGGCTTCCCTTACTCGTTATGCATTTCGCCTAACGACCAGGTTGTGCATGGTTTTCCGGGACAGCAGGAGTTAAAGGAAGGCGACCTGATCTCTGTAGATTGCGGCGTGATCCTGAATAAATATTACGGCGACTCGGCTTATACCTTTGCCATTGGCGAGGTTAGCGAAGAGGCTAAGAAACTGATGCGTGTTACGCAGGAGTGCTTAGAGCTTGGTGTACAAAAAGCCGTTGTTGGCATGCGTATAGGAGATATAGGTTATGCCGTACAAGAGCATGCTGAGAAGCATGGTTTTGGTGTAGTTAAAGAATTGGTAGGCCACGGTGTTGGCCTGGCATTGCATGAAAAGCCCGAAGTACCTAATTATGGTAAACGCGGTGCAGGTACCAAATTGGAAGAAGGTATGGTAATTGCAATTGAACCAATGATTAACGCCGGTAAAGCCAATGTGAAGTTTTGGAATGATGGCTGGACAGTATCAACCAGTGATGGGAAGCCTTCGGCACATTATGAGCACACGGTGGCCGTTAAAAAGGGCCAGCCGGATATTCTTTCTACGTTTTCATATATAAATGAAATTTTAGAAAGAAAAAAATAA
- the infA gene encoding translation initiation factor IF-1, with product MAKQSSIEQDGTIKEALSNAMFRVELENGHEIIAHISGKMRMHYIKILPGDRVKLEMSPYDLSKGRITYRYK from the coding sequence ATGGCTAAACAATCTTCGATTGAGCAAGACGGAACAATAAAGGAGGCATTGTCAAACGCAATGTTTAGAGTTGAACTGGAAAACGGCCACGAGATAATTGCACATATATCAGGAAAAATGCGTATGCACTACATTAAGATTTTACCTGGAGACAGAGTGAAGTTGGAAATGAGCCCATACGATTTGAGTAAAGGCAGAATAACCTACAGATATAAATAA
- the rpmJ gene encoding 50S ribosomal protein L36, whose product MKVRASIKKRSADCKIIRRNGKLYVINKKNPKYKQRQG is encoded by the coding sequence ATGAAAGTTAGAGCATCCATTAAAAAACGTAGTGCTGATTGCAAGATCATCCGTCGTAACGGGAAACTTTATGTGATCAACAAAAAGAATCCTAAGTACAAACAACGTCAGGGATAA
- the rpsM gene encoding 30S ribosomal protein S13, with amino-acid sequence MARISGIDLPRNKRGEIGLTYIYGIGRTTAQNILDEAGISYDVKVQDWTDEQLAAIRGIINDQIKVEGALRSEVQLNIKRLMDIGCYRGTRHRKGLPLRGQRTKNNSRTRKGKRKTVANKKKATK; translated from the coding sequence ATGGCAAGGATATCAGGTATTGATTTACCAAGAAATAAGAGAGGCGAGATCGGACTAACGTACATTTACGGTATTGGTCGTACAACCGCACAAAACATTTTGGACGAAGCTGGCATCAGTTATGATGTTAAAGTTCAGGATTGGACCGATGAGCAATTAGCTGCCATTCGTGGTATCATCAATGATCAGATTAAAGTAGAGGGTGCATTGCGCTCTGAAGTACAACTGAACATCAAACGTTTAATGGATATCGGTTGTTACCGTGGTACCCGTCACCGTAAAGGTTTGCCTCTGCGTGGTCAGCGTACAAAAAACAACTCACGTACCCGTAAAGGAAAACGTAAAACAGTTGCTAACAAGAAAAAAGCTACTAAATAA
- the rpsK gene encoding 30S ribosomal protein S11, translating into MAKAKKVTKKRIVIVEPVGQAHINATFNNIIITLTNSTGQAISWSSAGKMGFKGSKKNTPYAAGQAAGDCGKVAYDLGLRKVEVFVKGPGAGRESAIRTLQTTGIEVTTIKDITPLPHNGCRPAKRRRV; encoded by the coding sequence ATGGCTAAAGCTAAAAAAGTAACCAAAAAACGTATCGTAATTGTAGAACCTGTAGGTCAGGCACACATTAACGCTACTTTCAACAACATCATTATCACCCTTACTAACAGTACTGGTCAGGCAATCTCTTGGTCTTCTGCAGGTAAAATGGGTTTTAAAGGTTCAAAAAAGAACACTCCTTATGCTGCTGGTCAGGCTGCTGGCGATTGCGGTAAGGTAGCTTATGATTTGGGCTTACGTAAAGTAGAAGTTTTTGTTAAAGGCCCGGGTGCTGGTCGTGAGTCGGCTATCCGTACTTTACAAACTACTGGTATCGAGGTTACAACCATCAAAGATATTACCCCGCTTCCACACAACGGATGTCGCCCTGCAAAACGCAGAAGAGTTTAA
- the rpsD gene encoding 30S ribosomal protein S4, with amino-acid sequence MARYTGPKSKIARKFREPIFGPDKVLERKNYPPGMHGVSKRRGKQSEYAVQLMEKQKVKYTYGVLERQFENLFHTAVAKEGITGTNLLQLLEARLDNVVYRLGIAPTRSGARQLVGHKHITVNGEVVNIASYNVRVGDVIAVREKSKSLEAISNSVAGRKINKYSWFEWDAAALTGKLLNLPNRDEIPENIKENLIVELYSK; translated from the coding sequence ATGGCAAGATATACAGGCCCAAAAAGCAAAATCGCACGTAAATTCCGTGAACCGATCTTCGGTCCGGATAAAGTGTTAGAAAGAAAAAACTATCCTCCCGGCATGCACGGTGTCTCTAAAAGAAGAGGCAAGCAATCAGAGTATGCAGTGCAGCTGATGGAAAAACAAAAAGTTAAATACACTTACGGTGTATTAGAGCGTCAGTTCGAAAACTTATTCCATACCGCAGTAGCTAAAGAAGGTATCACCGGTACAAACTTGCTTCAATTATTAGAAGCACGTTTAGATAACGTTGTTTACCGTTTAGGTATCGCTCCAACCCGTTCTGGTGCACGCCAGTTGGTTGGTCACAAACACATTACTGTTAACGGTGAAGTTGTAAACATTGCTTCTTACAATGTAAGAGTAGGTGATGTGATCGCAGTTCGTGAGAAATCAAAATCTCTTGAAGCTATCAGCAACTCTGTAGCCGGCAGAAAAATAAACAAATACAGCTGGTTTGAGTGGGATGCAGCAGCCCTTACAGGTAAACTGTTAAACTTACCAAACCGCGATGAGATTCCTGAAAACATCAAGGAAAACCTGATCGTCGAGTTGTACTCTAAGTAA